The Enterococcus rotai genome includes a window with the following:
- a CDS encoding DUF1033 family protein, with translation MYQVVTMYGDNEPWWFFEDWQEDIEENKTFDSLEDAERYYIKKWQELSSTYEYINTKVNYLAAFWNAGDERWCEECDEDLQQYKGLALLKDLQAVTFESGDDFHERHNDCAKPKCCKSSLV, from the coding sequence ATGTACCAAGTTGTTACCATGTATGGCGATAATGAGCCTTGGTGGTTTTTTGAAGACTGGCAGGAAGATATTGAAGAAAATAAAACATTTGATTCTTTGGAAGATGCAGAACGTTACTACATAAAAAAATGGCAAGAACTTTCTTCAACATACGAATACATAAATACAAAAGTGAATTATTTAGCGGCCTTCTGGAACGCGGGGGATGAACGCTGGTGTGAAGAATGTGATGAGGATCTGCAGCAATATAAGGGATTAGCTTTGTTAAAGGATCTCCAAGCGGTGACGTTTGAAAGTGGCGATGATTTTCATGAACGCCATAATGACTGTGCAAAACCAAAATGTTGTAAGTCAAGCCTGGTTTAG
- a CDS encoding helix-turn-helix transcriptional regulator, which produces MNVHNKIKEIRESKKIPQIQMATDLGVSRQTMNAIEKTKYNPSLELSLKIAKYFDMHVEEIFQLEEE; this is translated from the coding sequence ATGAATGTTCATAATAAGATCAAAGAAATACGTGAAAGCAAAAAGATACCCCAAATTCAGATGGCCACTGACTTAGGTGTCTCTAGACAAACTATGAATGCTATTGAAAAAACAAAGTATAACCCAAGCTTAGAATTGTCTTTAAAAATAGCAAAGTATTTTGATATGCATGTGGAAGAAATTTTTCAGTTAGAGGAGGAATGA
- a CDS encoding cysteine desulfurase family protein: MEPIYLDHAATTPAHPAVIDIMANEMANTVGNPSSIHTFGRQAHRRLEDIRQVIAASLDVLPHEIIFNSGGTEGDNTAIIETALSKKEQGMHLITTMIEHPAVLETMKYLEKMGFEVTYLPVDENGELAIADFEKALRDDTILVSVMYGNNEIGNLLPIKEIGALLKTHPAIFHTDAVQAYGSELISPHEFGIDLLSISAHKINGPKGVGFLFKNDAISLPAFLHGGEQEEKRRAGTENLAGIAGMGEAVTLLTESEKEQRHKKYAEYQQLILTHLNENKIVYEINGNPENKLAHILNLRFPGVSSDLLLMHLDLQGIAISTGSACTAGTVEPSHVLEALYGKNHPAIKESVRISFGLGNDCEQIQRFSAILSETIQKIKQ; the protein is encoded by the coding sequence GTGGAACCCATTTATTTAGATCACGCAGCAACTACGCCAGCACATCCGGCTGTCATTGACATAATGGCCAATGAAATGGCCAATACAGTTGGTAATCCGTCCAGTATTCATACATTTGGCAGACAAGCACATCGTAGGTTAGAAGACATTAGACAAGTGATCGCAGCTAGTCTGGATGTATTGCCTCATGAAATTATCTTTAATAGCGGCGGTACAGAAGGAGACAATACAGCCATCATTGAAACGGCACTTTCTAAAAAAGAACAAGGTATGCATCTGATTACAACGATGATCGAGCATCCAGCGGTGTTAGAAACAATGAAGTATTTGGAAAAAATGGGTTTTGAAGTAACCTATCTGCCTGTTGATGAGAATGGGGAACTGGCTATTGCCGATTTTGAGAAAGCTTTGCGGGATGACACGATTTTAGTTTCAGTGATGTATGGAAATAATGAAATTGGGAATTTATTACCGATCAAAGAAATTGGTGCATTATTAAAAACGCATCCAGCCATATTTCATACAGATGCTGTTCAAGCCTATGGGTCTGAACTGATTTCACCGCACGAATTTGGGATTGATCTATTAAGTATTTCCGCTCATAAAATCAACGGACCAAAAGGTGTTGGCTTTTTGTTTAAAAATGATGCAATCTCTTTACCAGCCTTTTTACATGGTGGGGAGCAAGAAGAAAAACGTCGAGCAGGAACAGAAAACTTAGCAGGAATTGCTGGGATGGGGGAAGCTGTTACGCTTTTGACCGAAAGTGAAAAAGAACAGCGACATAAGAAATATGCTGAATATCAACAACTGATTTTAACTCATTTGAATGAAAATAAGATTGTTTATGAGATCAACGGTAATCCTGAAAATAAATTAGCGCATATTTTAAACTTACGCTTCCCTGGAGTATCAAGTGACTTATTATTGATGCACTTAGATCTTCAAGGAATTGCCATTTCAACAGGTTCAGCGTGTACGGCAGGAACAGTAGAGCCGTCTCATGTTTTAGAGGCGCTGTATGGCAAGAATCATCCGGCGATCAAAGAATCTGTCCGAATCAGTTTTGGATTAGGCAATGATTGCGAACAAATCCAACGATTTTCAGCAATTTTGAGTGAAACGATTCAAAAAATTAAGCAGTAA
- a CDS encoding IS110 family transposase — protein MFYIGIDIGKRSHVASIMNDEGKVVLKGFSFPNTIEGGEKLLGKIHDFSSSSDDFTVGMEATGHYWLTVFSYLHEKEFLIHVLNPIQTDGWRKGTEIRKRKNDIIDSVLIADLIRFGSFVETTLSDENIFSLKQLSRYRTYLVGTASDFKRKIIAVLDQVFPEYDSVFGKSGVFGKASKEILLEFSSPETLHDISANTLAKLLKEASHNRLGIDKANALKSAASRSFGITFAQETFTFQLRSMIEQLKFLEAQIKDTETEIKKIMVTLHSVIETIPGIGPINGATILGEIGDISKFSNPTKLVAYAGLDATVSQSGQYQATHNVMSKRGSPYLRKALFSAALIAVQHDPVLKAFYEKKRSEGKHHLTALGAVSRKLCYIVHAILKKNEPYEIRM, from the coding sequence ATGTTCTACATTGGAATTGATATTGGGAAACGTTCCCATGTTGCTTCAATCATGAATGATGAAGGAAAGGTTGTTCTTAAAGGATTTTCTTTTCCGAATACCATTGAAGGTGGAGAAAAATTACTTGGAAAAATTCATGATTTTTCTTCTTCATCAGATGATTTTACTGTAGGTATGGAAGCTACCGGTCATTATTGGTTAACGGTTTTTTCATACTTACATGAAAAAGAGTTTTTAATTCATGTTCTTAACCCCATCCAAACGGATGGGTGGCGTAAAGGGACAGAAATTCGTAAACGCAAGAATGATATTATTGATTCAGTTTTAATTGCAGATCTGATTCGCTTCGGTTCCTTTGTTGAAACGACACTCTCTGATGAAAATATTTTTTCTCTTAAACAGCTTTCCCGTTATCGTACTTACCTAGTTGGGACAGCGAGTGACTTTAAACGTAAAATCATTGCCGTATTAGACCAAGTTTTCCCTGAGTATGACTCAGTATTCGGTAAATCAGGTGTTTTTGGTAAAGCATCAAAAGAAATTTTACTTGAATTTAGTTCTCCTGAAACACTCCATGATATCTCTGCGAATACTCTTGCGAAACTACTTAAAGAAGCGAGTCACAATCGTTTAGGGATAGATAAAGCCAATGCCTTAAAAAGTGCTGCGAGTCGATCTTTTGGTATTACTTTTGCTCAAGAGACCTTTACTTTCCAATTACGATCAATGATTGAACAACTTAAATTTCTGGAAGCCCAAATTAAAGATACTGAAACTGAAATCAAAAAAATCATGGTTACTCTGCATTCTGTCATTGAAACGATCCCAGGAATCGGACCAATCAATGGCGCTACTATTCTTGGGGAAATTGGAGACATTAGTAAATTTTCCAATCCTACAAAATTAGTCGCATACGCTGGTCTAGACGCGACTGTTTCTCAGTCTGGTCAATATCAAGCAACACATAACGTTATGAGTAAACGTGGTTCCCCTTATCTTAGAAAAGCCTTATTTTCAGCTGCTTTAATTGCAGTACAACATGATCCTGTTCTTAAAGCCTTCTACGAAAAGAAACGTTCTGAAGGGAAACACCACCTCACAGCTCTTGGAGCAGTTTCCAGAAAGTTATGTTACATCGTTCATGCGATTCTCAAAAAGAACGAACCTTACGAAATACGAATGTAA
- a CDS encoding DUF1831 domain-containing protein translates to MAFKEKATVEGCTVFYKVNEQAKKYTLKDNGFTETNSGNFQFIRPLDATPQSKEGFKLKITIAEDLKTLKMSVTTANGLKAMNIFKNETHAMSQEKFYFLMDGMISRGVLEKA, encoded by the coding sequence ATGGCATTTAAAGAAAAAGCAACAGTAGAAGGTTGTACAGTATTTTATAAAGTAAATGAACAAGCTAAAAAATATACACTGAAAGATAATGGTTTCACTGAAACAAATTCAGGAAATTTTCAATTTATTCGTCCCTTGGATGCAACGCCCCAAAGTAAAGAAGGTTTTAAATTAAAGATTACGATCGCTGAAGATTTAAAAACATTGAAAATGTCTGTTACAACTGCTAACGGGTTAAAAGCAATGAATATCTTCAAAAACGAAACTCATGCAATGAGTCAAGAAAAATTTTATTTCTTGATGGATGGTATGATTAGCCGTGGTGTGTTAGAGAAGGCATAA
- a CDS encoding amidohydrolase — MTIVTKQSIQEEIQQNADEVIVLRRHFHQYPEASLKEFETIKRIKEELNKLAIPFEAVGETGVLATIEGEKSGKTIILRADIDALELEDATGKDYQSKNPGLNHACGHDGHAAALLGAAKVLNSHKEDFAGTIKLAFQPAEEIGAGACQFVDGGFVENIDQVFGIHLDSSVPVGKLVATKGATNASCDIFTIEVEGLSSHVAQPNVGRDAVLSAASIVVELQKIAAREVSPLDPVVVGIGVLDAGTRYNIVANHARIEGTVRAFSHETRAFVLQRVEKIANQIAEAHRTKIASFHIHDAAGPLINDDIATELAQKVAAEIVGSENVVTDHTKSLGADDFADFLLKAPGVYGRVGTRNLDNPETHYGHHHEKFDIDEAGLALATEFHVRYALTYLS; from the coding sequence CAATCGATTCAAGAAGAAATTCAACAAAATGCAGATGAAGTGATCGTACTTAGACGTCACTTTCATCAATATCCAGAAGCGAGTTTGAAAGAATTTGAAACAATTAAAAGAATCAAAGAAGAGTTAAACAAGCTGGCTATTCCTTTTGAAGCGGTCGGTGAAACAGGCGTATTAGCTACGATAGAGGGTGAAAAATCTGGTAAGACAATTATTTTAAGAGCAGATATTGATGCGTTAGAATTAGAAGATGCTACGGGTAAAGACTATCAATCTAAAAATCCCGGATTAAATCATGCCTGCGGTCACGACGGACATGCTGCAGCATTATTGGGAGCAGCTAAAGTGTTGAACAGCCATAAAGAAGATTTTGCTGGTACGATCAAATTAGCCTTTCAACCTGCGGAAGAAATCGGAGCTGGGGCTTGTCAGTTTGTCGATGGCGGTTTTGTCGAGAACATCGATCAGGTTTTTGGGATCCACTTAGATTCAAGTGTTCCTGTAGGGAAATTAGTTGCGACTAAAGGGGCCACGAATGCATCTTGTGACATTTTTACAATTGAGGTTGAAGGATTAAGTAGTCATGTAGCGCAACCGAATGTTGGTCGGGATGCGGTATTGTCTGCTGCAAGTATTGTTGTAGAACTGCAGAAAATAGCAGCACGAGAAGTCAGTCCTCTAGATCCTGTTGTTGTGGGAATAGGTGTGCTCGATGCTGGAACGAGATATAATATCGTAGCAAATCATGCTAGAATCGAAGGAACAGTGCGAGCTTTCAGTCATGAAACAAGAGCATTTGTTTTACAGCGCGTAGAAAAAATCGCCAATCAAATCGCTGAAGCTCATCGTACTAAAATTGCCTCTTTCCATATCCATGATGCAGCAGGTCCTTTGATCAATGATGATATAGCAACTGAATTAGCTCAAAAAGTAGCAGCTGAAATTGTGGGCAGTGAGAATGTTGTAACCGATCATACAAAGAGTTTAGGCGCCGATGACTTTGCCGACTTTTTACTGAAAGCACCAGGTGTTTATGGACGTGTGGGAACGCGAAATCTAGATAACCCAGAGACACATTATGGTCATCATCATGAAAAATTTGATATTGATGAAGCTGGATTAGCGTTAGCAACAGAATTTCATGTACGTTATGCATTGACGTATTTAAGCTAA
- the rarD gene encoding EamA family transporter RarD, translating to MNEQKKGVLLGFIAYVFWGIIPIYWKLLPTVDPLDILCYRIVWSFLFMIVYILVTKRWSLFLAEVKTVLKDKKKLVAIICAAVLISINWFTFIYTVSQGHVTQASLGYYMNPLVNVLLATLILKEKLSRSGMIACALALAGVILLTIQTGEIPLAPLIMAVTFSFYGLIKKGVTVSSYTGLTIETFVILPVALIYLVFFSRQGFMNYEASTNLLLMGAGVVTAIPLLLFAQAAKQISYIILGFIQYVGPTLMLISALFLYHEPYSADQFIAFGFIWAGIAVFTYGNIYTYRKEKRFAK from the coding sequence GTGAATGAACAGAAAAAAGGTGTTTTATTAGGATTTATTGCGTATGTATTTTGGGGGATCATTCCAATTTATTGGAAATTACTACCGACAGTTGATCCGCTTGATATCTTGTGTTACCGGATCGTTTGGTCATTTTTATTTATGATCGTCTATATTTTGGTGACTAAAAGATGGTCATTATTTTTAGCGGAGGTCAAAACGGTACTGAAAGATAAGAAAAAGTTAGTTGCTATTATTTGTGCGGCTGTTTTGATTTCTATCAATTGGTTTACATTTATTTATACCGTTAGCCAAGGACATGTTACTCAAGCAAGTTTAGGCTATTATATGAATCCTTTAGTCAATGTCCTGTTGGCAACGTTGATTTTGAAAGAAAAATTGAGTCGTTCAGGAATGATTGCCTGTGCTTTAGCATTAGCTGGCGTAATCTTATTAACGATTCAAACTGGAGAAATTCCGTTAGCACCCTTGATTATGGCTGTGACATTCAGTTTTTACGGTTTGATTAAAAAAGGTGTCACCGTAAGTTCATATACTGGTTTGACGATTGAAACTTTTGTCATTTTACCTGTTGCGTTGATTTATTTAGTCTTCTTTTCACGACAAGGATTTATGAATTATGAAGCATCTACTAATTTATTATTGATGGGGGCAGGCGTTGTTACAGCGATTCCGCTATTACTTTTTGCACAAGCAGCGAAACAAATTTCCTATATCATTCTAGGTTTTATTCAATATGTGGGACCGACTTTGATGCTGATTTCGGCACTATTTTTATACCATGAACCTTATTCAGCTGACCAATTTATTGCATTTGGCTTCATTTGGGCGGGGATCGCCGTCTTTACCTATGGCAACATTTATACTTATCGAAAAGAAAAACGGTTTGCAAAATAA
- a CDS encoding NUDIX hydrolase has product MDCTFQTKEGRFNYRVGAIITSELGLLVVSNAKEPFFYSVGGRVKMGETADAAIEREVYEETGSQIKTKALGFIHENFFTSDLTGEEYHEISFYYYVELQNTEIFCESCNEFDEEEQLQWVLFDRLTQLDIRPTFLKELTKNKNETIQHLVQRESID; this is encoded by the coding sequence TTGGATTGTACATTTCAAACAAAAGAAGGTAGGTTCAATTATCGTGTAGGGGCGATTATTACAAGTGAGCTAGGGTTATTAGTAGTGTCTAATGCAAAAGAACCGTTCTTTTATTCAGTTGGCGGACGAGTAAAAATGGGGGAAACAGCAGACGCTGCGATTGAAAGAGAAGTTTATGAAGAAACTGGTAGTCAGATTAAAACGAAAGCACTTGGTTTTATTCATGAGAATTTTTTCACGTCAGATCTAACTGGAGAAGAGTATCATGAAATTTCATTTTACTATTATGTAGAACTGCAAAACACAGAAATTTTTTGCGAGTCTTGTAATGAATTTGACGAGGAAGAACAGTTGCAGTGGGTACTGTTTGATCGACTGACTCAATTAGATATAAGACCGACATTTTTAAAAGAGCTGACCAAAAATAAAAATGAAACCATTCAACATCTCGTACAACGAGAATCGATCGATTAG
- a CDS encoding DsbA family oxidoreductase, with protein sequence MITIEFFHDVICSFCFPMSYRMRQVQKEMPELNIIHRSFALARDEEDHVQMFGSRENAKNEILSHWVHANQNDDLHRFNIEGMKKADFLFPTSMNALLAAKAAGVVGGETGYWAIFDALQTGLFVESQNIEDIAVIESIVKTSSIDFEQWQQAFIDPATFALVEDDFRIANAYQLTGVPALIVNGKYLINGAQPMDQIIQAIQTIKEKETPIIDVIENSHSENGSCNLEDGKWVCKD encoded by the coding sequence ATGATCACAATTGAATTTTTTCACGATGTTATCTGCAGTTTTTGTTTTCCCATGTCATATAGAATGAGACAAGTTCAAAAAGAGATGCCTGAACTAAACATCATCCACCGCTCCTTTGCCTTAGCTAGGGATGAAGAAGATCACGTGCAGATGTTTGGTTCTAGAGAAAATGCCAAAAATGAAATCCTATCTCACTGGGTTCATGCCAATCAAAATGACGATCTCCATCGCTTTAATATTGAGGGAATGAAAAAAGCTGATTTTCTTTTTCCAACTTCTATGAACGCTTTACTTGCGGCAAAAGCAGCTGGTGTTGTAGGAGGGGAAACTGGTTATTGGGCGATCTTTGATGCTTTGCAAACAGGTTTATTTGTTGAAAGTCAAAATATTGAAGATATTGCGGTGATTGAATCAATCGTCAAAACTAGTTCGATTGATTTTGAGCAGTGGCAGCAAGCATTTATTGATCCTGCTACGTTTGCTTTGGTTGAAGATGATTTCCGCATTGCAAACGCGTATCAATTGACTGGCGTTCCAGCATTGATCGTGAATGGAAAATATCTGATCAATGGAGCGCAGCCAATGGATCAAATCATCCAAGCCATTCAAACCATCAAGGAAAAAGAAACGCCAATTATTGATGTTATCGAAAATAGTCATTCAGAAAATGGATCTTGTAATCTGGAAGATGGTAAATGGGTTTGTAAGGATTAA
- a CDS encoding serine hydrolase domain-containing protein, with amino-acid sequence MRHKKHHRKSNPYMPILITFILIILVGIELYLLFFQNHSEPTLSKSSNTKVEQTTESSQTQANGSEKIEHLDQEVQPASNFANEINQKLEDSQFIGSALIIHDGQVILQKGFGYANFSESRPNTYLSTFQIGSIQKAFTAALILQQVQAQKLSLDDTVDRFYPNVPDSQRITIRQLLSMTSGLQQKIKPTIMMSEDDFVQFSISNATMDVYGQYKYEAVNYSILVGILEQLTGTSYRTLFTKTFNHGLRLSHTCFYNDFIKSSNRTYAYKKVDGKNFASEIKDDPLGFDQEVGTGNVGMTVGDLYSFYSSLLEGKIIDQQIIDEVWTPEIGSKYMGGLYSFSNYIRGHGTEAGFESNARVSKDRQNAVILLSNQKPEDKTLQQLANSIFNSLGPYNSE; translated from the coding sequence ATGCGTCACAAAAAACATCATAGAAAAAGCAATCCTTATATGCCTATATTAATTACCTTCATTTTAATCATTTTAGTTGGCATCGAACTTTACCTTTTGTTTTTCCAAAATCATTCTGAGCCTACCCTTTCTAAAAGCTCAAATACAAAGGTCGAACAAACAACTGAATCTTCTCAAACACAAGCCAACGGTAGCGAAAAAATAGAGCATTTAGATCAAGAAGTTCAGCCTGCTTCTAATTTTGCCAATGAAATAAACCAGAAGTTAGAAGATAGTCAATTTATTGGTTCTGCTTTGATTATTCATGATGGCCAAGTTATTTTGCAAAAAGGCTTTGGTTATGCTAATTTTTCTGAAAGTCGACCCAACACCTATCTATCCACTTTTCAAATTGGTTCGATTCAAAAGGCTTTTACTGCCGCTCTTATTTTACAACAAGTTCAAGCTCAAAAGCTTTCATTAGATGATACAGTGGATCGTTTCTATCCAAATGTTCCAGATAGCCAAAGAATAACCATTCGGCAATTATTATCAATGACATCTGGGTTACAACAAAAAATCAAGCCGACTATTATGATGTCGGAGGATGATTTTGTTCAGTTTTCCATCTCTAACGCAACGATGGATGTTTATGGTCAATACAAATATGAAGCAGTCAACTATTCTATTTTAGTAGGCATTCTAGAACAGTTAACAGGAACTTCTTATCGAACATTGTTCACAAAAACTTTTAATCATGGTCTTAGACTATCACATACATGCTTTTATAATGATTTTATCAAATCAAGTAATCGAACCTATGCTTACAAGAAGGTTGACGGTAAAAATTTTGCTTCTGAAATAAAAGATGATCCTTTAGGTTTTGATCAAGAAGTTGGTACTGGAAATGTTGGTATGACTGTAGGCGATCTTTATTCATTTTACTCGAGTTTACTTGAAGGTAAAATTATTGATCAACAAATTATCGATGAAGTTTGGACTCCAGAAATCGGCTCAAAGTATATGGGTGGTCTTTATTCTTTTTCAAATTATATTAGAGGACACGGAACCGAAGCAGGTTTTGAGTCAAATGCGAGAGTTTCAAAAGATAGACAAAATGCTGTGATTCTTCTTTCTAATCAAAAACCTGAGGATAAAACACTTCAGCAGTTAGCAAATTCTATTTTCAACTCGTTGGGTCCATACAACAGTGAGTAG
- a CDS encoding metal ABC transporter ATP-binding protein — MSINNNNITVEQLTVSYQGQKALIDISLQIPAGKITGIIGPNGAGKSTFLKGMLGLLKADARTVSLGEQPIDSQKKRIAYVEQRSALDLSFPINVLEVVLLGTYPKLGIMKRPKKQEKEQAMKALKTVQLEAFAKRQIGELSGGQLQRVFIARVLAQEADVIVLDEPFVGIDMTSEKVIMDILKQLKDAGKTIVIVHHDLHKVAHYFDDVIILKKKLIACGPVATTFTNKNIQLAYGETMGDIIIKGVADA; from the coding sequence ATGTCTATAAATAATAATAACATTACAGTTGAGCAGTTAACTGTTAGTTATCAAGGTCAAAAAGCGTTGATTGATATTTCACTACAAATCCCTGCTGGAAAAATCACTGGGATCATTGGTCCCAATGGTGCAGGAAAATCAACTTTTTTAAAAGGAATGCTTGGCTTACTCAAAGCAGATGCCAGAACAGTTTCTCTAGGAGAGCAGCCTATCGATTCTCAAAAGAAGCGAATTGCTTACGTAGAACAACGTAGTGCACTGGACTTGTCTTTTCCAATCAATGTCTTGGAGGTTGTTCTTTTAGGAACTTACCCCAAGTTAGGTATTATGAAGCGTCCTAAAAAACAAGAAAAAGAGCAGGCGATGAAGGCTCTTAAAACAGTCCAACTAGAGGCCTTTGCTAAACGTCAGATTGGTGAACTATCAGGTGGACAGCTACAGCGAGTATTTATTGCCCGTGTGCTGGCTCAAGAAGCAGATGTTATCGTTTTAGATGAACCTTTCGTAGGAATCGATATGACTAGTGAAAAGGTTATTATGGATATTCTTAAACAGTTAAAAGACGCTGGGAAAACAATTGTGATTGTCCATCATGATCTTCACAAAGTTGCACATTATTTTGATGATGTGATCATTTTAAAGAAGAAACTCATCGCATGTGGCCCAGTTGCAACAACTTTTACAAACAAAAATATTCAATTGGCTTATGGTGAAACAATGGGCGATATTATAATTAAAGGAGTGGCTGATGCATGA
- a CDS encoding ribose-phosphate diphosphokinase, with the protein MTQKYQDKTLRIFSLNANRPLAEKIAEVVGTELGKSTVRQFSDGEIQINIEESIRGDHVFLVQSTNLPVNDNLMELLIMIDALKRASAKTINVVLPYYGYARQDRTAKPREPITAKLVANLLEEAGATRVLTLDLHTVQVQGFFDIPVDNLFTMPLFAHHYRQQQLTGEEIVVVSPKNSGVQRARSLSEYLDATLAIIDQDEVEGVRSGYVIGEVKGKTCILVDDILNSGSTMATAAEILKENGAKCIYACASHGLLSKGAKATLDASPIEQICVTDSVFISEDRKPVSLNVVSCAELMGEAVKRIHENTPMSPLFRLEEK; encoded by the coding sequence ATGACCCAAAAATACCAAGACAAAACATTACGAATCTTTAGTTTGAATGCCAATCGTCCTTTAGCAGAGAAAATTGCTGAAGTTGTCGGGACTGAACTGGGAAAAAGTACGGTGCGCCAATTTAGTGATGGAGAGATTCAAATCAATATTGAAGAGAGTATTCGTGGGGACCATGTTTTTCTTGTTCAATCGACTAACCTTCCAGTGAATGACAATTTAATGGAATTGTTGATCATGATTGATGCATTAAAACGAGCAAGTGCTAAAACAATCAATGTGGTATTACCTTATTATGGCTACGCGAGACAAGACCGTACAGCTAAACCGAGAGAACCAATCACAGCAAAATTGGTCGCTAATTTGTTAGAAGAAGCAGGTGCTACACGTGTATTGACACTGGATCTACATACAGTTCAAGTACAAGGATTTTTTGATATCCCAGTGGATAATCTATTCACGATGCCGCTATTTGCGCATCATTATCGTCAGCAACAGTTGACAGGGGAAGAGATTGTGGTAGTCTCTCCTAAAAATAGCGGTGTACAGCGTGCGAGAAGTTTATCTGAATATTTAGATGCAACGCTTGCTATTATTGACCAAGATGAAGTAGAGGGGGTACGCTCAGGTTATGTGATTGGTGAAGTCAAAGGCAAAACGTGTATCTTAGTAGATGACATTTTAAATTCTGGTAGCACAATGGCGACTGCCGCAGAGATTTTAAAAGAAAATGGAGCAAAATGTATCTATGCTTGTGCATCACACGGTTTATTGTCTAAAGGAGCTAAAGCCACATTAGATGCTTCACCAATTGAGCAAATTTGTGTGACGGATTCAGTCTTTATCTCAGAAGATCGCAAGCCAGTTTCACTAAATGTTGTATCATGTGCGGAATTAATGGGAGAAGCAGTGAAACGAATTCACGAAAATACACCAATGAGCCCGCTATTTCGTTTAGAAGAAAAATAA
- the mnmA gene encoding tRNA 2-thiouridine(34) synthase MnmA — MTDNSKTRVVVGMSGGVDSSVTALLLKEQGYDVVGIFMKNWDDTDENGVCTATEDYKDVAKVADQIGIPYYSVNFEKEYWDRVFEYFLAEYRAGRTPNPDVMCNKEIKFKAFLDYAMQLGADYVATGHYAQVERKEDGTVRMLRGVDNNKDQTYFLSQLSQAQLAKTMFPLGGMEKPEVRAIAERANLATAKKKDSTGICFIGEKNFKQFLSNYLPAKKGNMVTLDGEIKGQHDGLMYYTIGQRQGLGIGGGKGSQEPWFVVGKDLATNTLYVGQGFHHEQLYATHLDASEIHFTVDTEMPKSFECTAKFRYRQDDIPVKVVLTGDGTKAKVIFSEPVRAITPGQAVVFYDGMECLGGGLIDQAYQEEKVLQYI, encoded by the coding sequence ATGACAGATAACAGCAAAACTCGTGTCGTTGTAGGCATGAGCGGAGGTGTAGATTCTTCTGTTACCGCGTTGCTTTTAAAAGAGCAGGGCTATGATGTCGTAGGCATCTTTATGAAAAATTGGGATGACACCGATGAAAATGGTGTCTGTACAGCTACGGAAGACTACAAAGATGTAGCAAAAGTTGCCGATCAAATTGGTATTCCTTATTATTCAGTCAACTTTGAAAAGGAATATTGGGATCGCGTATTTGAATATTTTCTTGCAGAATATCGAGCAGGTCGCACGCCGAACCCTGATGTGATGTGTAACAAGGAAATCAAATTCAAAGCCTTTCTAGATTATGCGATGCAACTTGGGGCAGATTATGTCGCAACTGGGCATTATGCTCAAGTCGAACGAAAAGAAGATGGCACTGTGCGCATGTTGCGTGGAGTGGATAACAATAAAGACCAAACATATTTCTTGAGTCAATTGTCTCAAGCACAATTAGCTAAAACAATGTTCCCGTTAGGTGGCATGGAAAAACCAGAAGTTCGCGCAATCGCTGAAAGAGCCAATTTAGCAACGGCTAAGAAAAAAGACTCAACAGGGATCTGTTTTATAGGTGAAAAGAACTTCAAACAATTTCTAAGTAACTACTTACCTGCCAAAAAAGGAAATATGGTAACGCTAGATGGTGAAATCAAAGGACAACACGATGGATTGATGTATTACACAATCGGTCAACGCCAAGGTTTAGGTATTGGCGGCGGCAAAGGCTCGCAAGAACCTTGGTTTGTCGTAGGGAAAGATTTAGCAACGAATACATTGTATGTTGGGCAAGGTTTCCATCACGAACAATTGTATGCGACACATTTAGATGCCAGTGAAATTCATTTCACTGTTGATACAGAAATGCCAAAATCATTTGAATGTACAGCAAAATTCCGTTACCGCCAAGATGACATCCCTGTTAAAGTGGTGTTAACAGGTGACGGAACCAAGGCCAAAGTGATTTTCTCAGAACCTGTTCGAGCAATCACGCCAGGACAAGCTGTTGTCTTTTATGACGGTATGGAATGCCTTGGTGGTGGCTTGATTGATCAAGCTTACCAAGAAGAAAAAGTATTACAATATATCTAA